The following is a genomic window from Spodoptera frugiperda isolate SF20-4 chromosome 18, AGI-APGP_CSIRO_Sfru_2.0, whole genome shotgun sequence.
GGAGATTCATAAAAATACTTCTTATCTATTTGGCAAATAAACTCGACAGAAAGGAGTGTGCGGTTATCAGTTAATTTGgtagaaaaatacatttacagAGCAAATATTTTGTCTCGCATTGATATTAAGATTGTAAGACTTGTACAGAAATACTCGGCCGCCGGACAGTGAAATGGAGGAACTCTTCAATGTCTGTTTTGTTTCACTGTTTCCTCAACGCTCAAGGGCTGCGGAATCGCGTAATAATTGGCAACGCACCAAAACGATGCGCTACACTTTTTGTATTGCTTTCATGAAGCCACGAATACTTACAATGTTCAAAACATTCCCGCTTCATTCGAACATTGCAactatttttgtaggaattgAGTAAAAGTGATCATTTATTCTAATCAATTCTAATCGCTGTGTAGATACATCTTAATCTATCTGTGATTGGACATTAATATCCTTTCTACATAGATGTAGATTATATGACATGAGTTTGGTTTATGTTAAATTGTTATTGagaaacaacaataatttgcCTTCGTCTTAATAtgctgtaatttatttaaataacttgcCATCGCCATCGCAGATCAATGAAAGCGCCATATAGGTGCAATCTGGCCTGCGCGTACGCAGCTCCGGCCAAAACCAGgaaccaataaatataaatacattttagttGTTGCCCGAAAAGGCCCAGCGGCCTCGTCGTTATTTCCTTAAAGCACTTTACCGAGCACAGAATAGGGCCGTGTTATTTACCAAATATCGTATCTTGACGCTTTCGTTGTTCCGAATAAGCGGCGCGATTGTGAGCCAATATGGAATATTTATGAAACAATCCTGCGCGAGACTCAATTACCGGCGCGAGGTGTGTTCTCTTGGGGACGACGGAGTTTACATATATCAAACATAGACACATCACTATAATTGATTGTCTTTTAATGTATAATCTTGGATTGTACACATAATGATCTTATTTAATTCGTTGACTTGAAACTTCTACTTTCTGCCCATATCGCAAATTACatgaaatagatatttttttcttttaaaaacgtaAATTCCTAGTCACCCTAACAAAATACCAGTTGACAAGAAAAGTGTTTACAAATCAGTTTACCGCGAGTGATATAATTGTACACAGTGGCAACATTGACACGCCATGTTCGGGGCTCATTAGTGCCAGTGCTGCGACATCGACTCCCGCGCGGATCGCGATGACCTGCAACTGCGCCTGCGACTCTTACTTTACCATACTGTTGTACTGTCCAAATGACAACAAATTATGAATatagagaaaatactttctcaCAGTAAAGGTAAACACGTAGTACTTAGTAGTATGTTGTAGTCCGACTTATTTTAGATctgaatatttttaacataaaattaaatactaatgaGAACTGACAACATATCCtacaaattcatatttattttcaattactttattatttattaacgtaTTACTTACTTGTAAGCAGAAATCTacgcaataattattattaatttgctaGCGTGGGCGAAGCTGCGCAAGCGCAGGCCTTCTAATGGAACTGTGACATGAcctgtaggtaggtaagtaaagTGATACTTAATGCACAGTTATAGCACAGCCTTAATATTAGTGGCTGTAGTAAAGTCAAACACTTTCGAATCCGTACATTGtagctattttaattaaacaaatattttgcacTTTATGCTTCGCTGGCGGAGAAATGGAATTATTTTAGACACGTCAGTTGGCAGGACGCAACCGACTACTTAAAGAAAGTTTAACGTCTCaagtaaaagtaaatacttaGCGAGTACGCATAACTTACTTTGCACATACTTCCTAGAGTTAATAATAAGATGACATCAGtagttacaataaattattccacTAGTCATCGAGTCGTCCCATAAGAGTACTTGTACATCGTACATTGCTCTCGTACGCCACAGCGCGCAGACAATCTGTTGCGTCCGCGTCGCCTACTCGGCGGAGTTAATCAAATGTATCGAGTGTCGATGTCAGCCCGGTGACAAGTAATGTAGTGCAGACAACAGCTcattacaaaacattaacaCATTTACTGGCTCGCATTATCAACTAATCAATCCGTCGTTGTTTTtgctcaatattatttattagataccCATATCTGTGCACAATGTGATTCATATCGCCGTGGGTGCTTCCCACGTGCGCTCGGCATAATTAtcacaataaatacaataaaaacacacGTTTTGGTCCGTAATGTAGGCAAGAGGGCATTATCTCTGCATATAGCACGTTACACGGCTCTCAGGCCGCCCTCTGTCGacttattgattttttattccaTCACATACACACTCATAATTGTAGGGTTTGTTGTGTTATGGAGCTAAACAGTGTCGAGGTGTAATTACTTACAATAATGGCTGTTATCTTCCTCTTTAGGTAtctagtaagtacctactttgttCCACATTACTGGAAGTATAGATACTAAggatttatcaaaatatgtgAAATATCAAGTAAGTTAAAATCGTAAATTATTCAGACCAAAGTAATGATTTCATATCTTTCAAATCTTGCCCTACGAAGGTTGCCCCGATATACAAAACGGTTAATATAGTCTTGGGTACCCTAGCTTCGCTAGAGCTGCGacttaaacattatttgaaTGTTGATATACTTGCACCTACACATTGAAAGTACAAACATAAGTACATTTATCTCGAGCAAGTATTACCGTGGAAATGATATCCCTTACTTAGTGACTCGGCGTCTGTGTGCATAATTGGAGGCATAATGTTATAAGCAATGTTACAAGTTACCAGCCCCGATGGCCAGCCCACGCGGCCTGTCGGTGGCCCATTACTGCCAACTTATGGATGTAACAACTAAGCAGTCTATGTAATATCCTCACTAATATTTAATACTACGAACGGAATTTAAGTGTAACGTTGAAGTTacgtaagatatttaaaatcatTAGTTCCCATGCACATATACTGCACATTCAATTAGACAGTATAAAGTCAGTATGTTGTATTGTGTATAAGTAAAACGTATATTTCtgtgtacataattattgtttgtgcTTCGTGGCAAACATGAAGTTGAATTGAAAGTAATATTTCCAAACACgataaaatttttataatttacgcTTTGTAACGATTTTTTCGAAAGCATGTGCTAAGGACAGGgttatgtgattattattaaatgactctaattAAGGCAGTGAGTATTGTATTTAAGGCCGCCACAGATGTGTGTTAAGATTCGCCAGTTGcagtttgcacgcctacgagactAATAGCGGGAAATCGCTGCTACGATCAGCGAACTACGCGCTACAAGCTACGAACGACGTGCTACGAACTACGAGCTACGTGCTACGATCAGCTtactacgcactacgagctacgaacGACGTGCTACAAACTACGAGCTACGTGTTACTATCAGCTtactacgcactacgagctacgaacGACGTGCTACAAACTACGAGCTACGTGCTACGATCAGCTtactacgcactacgagctacgaacGACGTGCTACAAACTACGAGCTACGTGCTACGATCAGCTtactacgcactacgagctacgaacGACGTGCTACAAACTACGAGCTACGTGTTACTATCAGCTtactacgcactacgagctacgaacGACGTGCTACGAACTACGAGCTACGTGCTACGATCAGCTtactacgcactacgagctacgaacGACGTGCTACAAACTACGAGCTACGTGCTACGATCAGCTtactacgcactacgagctacgaacGACGTGCTACAAACTACGAGCTACGTGTTACGATCAGCTtactacgcactacgagctacgagctTTGAACTAAGAAATGAGCGGTGAACTACGTACAACGAACATGCGCTACGATGTATGAACGACGCGCTAGAGTAACAAACTACGCGCTACAAGTAACGAATTTTGCGGAACGAACTCAAAAATACGCGATATGAGTTGTCACTACGAGCTACAGATGTAATAACCCGTTACTTGTACTATTGGGTATCACttggtgaaaattaaaatgtcgtaAAGAGTCACCTATCCTAGCTTAGGGGttctttaaaatttaagagaggTTTGTAAAAACTCGCATGCCACTCTCAtcgtaaaaattttattcacgGTTCCTTTTTTAAACATCTAAGATATTAGCTCCAAAGATGGATGTTGTGTGTTGAATGTTTAGATTTTCTCATCTCCATCAATCAAATGAAAATCGATGATGTTATTTGTCCAATTTGCTATAGTTAGCAGGTAAGGATCTCCCACGCGGGCGGAGCCGCGTGCAAAACGCAATAAAAGGCATATTTTGATCACATTTCTACCAAAGCCGACATAACAACCTGTCATTATTTACATACCACTACGAGTTTGGCAGTATCTGCCGCTAAACAAGGCGCTGCTACACCGCGTGACTCCCGCCGTCACTGTTCTGGGAGACCTGTTACATCaatcttaataaaaacatatttgtatcCGATGTAAAGCAAGCCAGCTCTACCTAATAGGCATGTTATGAAGttatgtttgtaagtttgtttatAGTCATTTACGGCCCATTTCCAAAATCCATTAAAGCCTCTGAACCAATCGTAATGAGTTTATCACTTTTTGTGATACATTAGTTCTGATAGGAGAAGTGTATCAAGTATAGATGTCAGccttaaaattgaatttacttAGTTATGTGATTATTAAGTTcgtcattaataaatatttgcttgCATAATAAAAGCTTAAAAGATAGGTAGCAGTTTCGTATTCGGTTTGGTACACCAGGAATGTAATTCCTAAACAATTTCTTTACGTtagaaagtaaacaataaagaCTTATTTTATACAGAACAACACTAGCGGCAATACTAGTGCAAGTAAAGTATTGGAACAGTAGAAGCAACACGCGGCCGGTATCTCGATAGCGTCAAGTTATGCAAATTGAGTGCAAATCCTTCGAGCCGCTGCGGCGCGTGTTCAAGGACCGCGATATTGCCTTGTTCAGCTGTAATTGCACGTAGGCTCGTATAACCAGCCAGCGCTTGTCAGGTGGGAGGCAGACATGGACACAAATATGCACGATTGCAATGTTCAAATAGTCAACACAACAACCTCTAATATCTGTGAAATATTTTCAATCTTACACTCTAGtgataaagtcgaaaatctgtTACAGGTTTTTGACAGTTTTGGGGTAATTTGATGTGCTGGTTGCATTCTGTACAACAGAATGTGATCCTAATATACTTTCTAATCATTGTGATTAAAActtatactaatattttaaggcTGTCGACGCTACTTTTGTTCGACAGTGAATGGATTTGAGTCAACGACGACAAAATAATACTGGTACATATATACTTCGCTTAAGAAGACGGACTGTCCATCAGGCAATCAAGACATTAAGGAAAGTTCCAAGCTGATATCGCATCGATGTTTCCAGCTGGTGATGATGTTTGACAAGGTGAAAATGCTATAGGTCTGTACTGGAAATCACTGCTTCACATGATCCATATTAGTACGCTATTTACTTACGAATGGGGATGAAGTAAGTAAGGAAAGTGTGTCGGGAAAATCGGTAAATAGCAGCTATGTTTTGTCGAGCGGGAAATGTGAACAGAACAAATGACATGCTAGTAACGTTTGTCAGCCATTTTTTACACTAGGTTGCCTCACTGTCGAATTGGAAAATCCTGTCATGAGAGTGTAGgcagatttttataataaataaatatttttttttagcgttgaatgtctgcgtttggccaccaacccgcttactgccaggacagagaagcgaagatgtggccgaggcCGGAGCACTCAgacttttttttacaaatgtcttttattttgttattgttcgAAGGTTTAGAAAAGTGTGGAAAGATAGACCATTTGTCTAAGAAAAGAGTAGGTACCGCACTTTATGGAGGAACTAAATAATGATTGATTgcctatttttaaacaatatgaattaactagcttctgccagtagcttcacccgcgttcccgtgggataaaaagtagcctaaaattgtgttattccagaccacaatctatccctgtttcaaatttcatcccgatcctttcaatcgttttgacgtgattcagtaacaaacatacacacaaacacacaatcccacaaactttcgcataatattagtaagatttagaATGTCTGAATGTGTATACAGATATACTAGCCTTCATAAAACACATTAACTTTctattaaagtataaataacataaattattattaattatccacttacgtttaaaaaatgatTTGTCAGCACTCCTTAGTCCACACATTAGAATCCAACACACCAGGCAGATCCCGTGaacatcacaataatatttacactcACTCACAGTTAATATTTGCACATTACAATATTATCCGATAAATTCATTTGAAAGCAACTAATCACAGAATTACAACAACGTAACGCGGCACTAACAATATCACACAGCTTGACAACCTTATATTTTATGAGTTTgagtttctaaattcaaatctaGCGCGCGCGAGGCATATCTCGAGTCACAGACAACATGGAGCGCACAGGGCAGGCAAAGGCATGCACTCGTACTGCCTACTGAGGCTGTATCGCTTGTGGGTCACCGCCCACCGCCCGCAATGAGATCATAAAGCTGTTTCGAATATCATTTACACTTAACTCGGTGCAACTAACGCGTATTGACTCCCTCGCggattatttacataattatactagaACTCAACTTGCTCATAAATTCTTATTACTAAAGACTTTGGTTAGATATATTACACAAGACAGACAAATCTTATAAGATTTTCAAATATAACGTTACAAAGTACAAACCGATTTCTTTGAAGAATGATGTTAATTTATgaattagcttctgccagtggcttcacccgCATTGCTGGAATAACAAATTGAAATAGTCCGTACTATTTCAGACACCTAATCTATCTCTGTGCCAGTGTGTTATATTTTCTCAATATCTATATCCTTTTTTgtgggggtaaaatcatccaatgacttctcccgccttgggcgagacgggTGTAAGACCTTGGGAGTgccagacttactgactaaaaaccaccccgtaccttctcctgctttgagccggagccccggtaatctgttgcgttgtccgcagctctagtATATCCATATACTTGTGTTTCATATTTCTCACGTTCGGCGTAAGGGTGAGGCAACTTTACTTAGATGCAACTTGAAACGGCCAATACCACCCGACCACCCTTTGCAGAATACTAGCGTCAAATAATGCTGTGCCTTTCGTTGGATATGTGCGAGTTCTACTCAACTTCGTTGCTAccgatataataataacatgtttacaaataaaacacatagcCCTGTAGTTAGTTAAGATATAATGACACATATAACTTTGCAAGGGTATAATGtcgataaagaaaatattttggagACATGGTTCGAAGGTATAAGGTATATTCATGAACTGAAACAAATGTTACATAGTGATATCTCTgaactaaatataaacaataaagcTAATTATTAACAGCGCCACCTCTGGAGAGCACGACGAACTAGTTAGGAGTTGTTGTCAGTCTCGCTGGCGACGTTAGTGGGCATGTAGTCGAACAGCAGCGCCTTCTTGTCGTAGCCACAGCGGAACAGGTTCCACGCCAGGTCTTCAGGAGTGTCGCCCGTCTGGTCTGCACAGCTCTCTAGAACCTGGGACAGAACGATAGGTCTCTTAATTTTTACTGATTCGGAAATTTCTGTAGGAACGTACTTGTTTAAATTGGGAGTTAGAAAATGCAAACGAACCTTGGTAGCGTTTTTGGCGTCAGGTCGCGCCGCCATCTTGCCGAGCACGGCGGCCTTCTGCAGCTTGCCGTCCTTGCTGATGAGCTTGCACTTGAGCAGCACGCAGTAGACGTGCCTGCGCAGCGCCGGCTCGTCCAGCAGCTCGCCCGCCAGCATGGCGTCCACGAGGCGCGGCTCCACGCGCGACGCCGCCACGCACGCGTCCGAGTGCGCGCGGAACATCGCCTTCTCCTCCTTACCCAGCATCTGCAAGTTACCACCACCCTCAACATAGTACCTCCACAATATTTCACATGCAGCTACGCGTATCTAGGTCCTTATTATATAACTACCTAAATTAAGTCCAACTACAGTGAAACTtagttaagtgggacctggataagtgagaaacctccacaaatggaactcatactgaggtccttACCCATTGACACTGAATtaacctctattagtgggaaaaacaaccctctttatctgggattcgttctttcgatttatcatcataGTTTAATTGAGAAACACCTCTATAattgagacagcaagtgaatattaaatacataaacctcagtaactgagatacatcgttttgtttacttattttattcaattacaatgtgcacataacacatagtcttatttaagaatcacacctctttatctgaaataacctTTCACTTCTATTTATGGAATCCTCTGTAAataagacaaatatttatttataccttcaggttatctgagacactgggttagtggaatacctctataagtgatacgaaTTTAAAGACCCCCTcgatgtctcacttaacaaggtttcactgtatatgtatgtaataaataataaatgttgtttcTCGCTGTACAAATTTGTTGATGCAATTTTCAATTCTTGAACACTTAAATGTATAATTGATTTTAGATAtaactgttataaataaaaagctttgtagattcatttaaattgttattcctTAGATTTCATTTTTTAGAGCttaaaaagttgtttgtaaagaTTTggtctatttaatttaaaatatgagtACCTATAGACATCGATCTCTTTAGAATGTAGGTAGTCTTTTATAGAAAGTTAAACAAGTTTTaagttgctatttttttttttactttattgtaaaataaaggAACTAAGCTATTCTTTAGTAAGCGCCAGACCCttggttgtttattttatcagaagaagcataattttgttttgttttttgaagatttaactgaagatttttaaaataaaagtttattttgatattttaagtgTGTTTTTCTTATCACTTTCTAAAAAGTACAATCCACCAATACATTCCCGGGATTATCCCGGGATCCTAAGATAAAGATACTGTAGAGAGATCAGAAAAATTGACTGGCATCGAATTCTCTACCCGCAGCTTAGGTACTAGTTATAGAATTCATATATTATCGTCAAAAACATCTATGAGCTTCCTTCTCGTGCCTCCAAGTACCCATATAGgggcataaaataaatatgtaattactcCTTCGGAAATTAAAATCATGATGATACGCATCAGACCGGTTTTTACTAATGAGCCGCCCTTGAACTCCAGCAGTTTCAAACTTCATTTTTTATTGCTGACAATTTATTTTCCACCACTGAAAATGTGTGATTGATGAATGTTTGTCTGACTGGCAAATACAATTTTCTCAAAAGACCCacctaatcattaaatgtaatCAACGTGTAATATGTTTAAACttttcactgccaacaaaaaactgtaaaagactattcctccactagtgtcggacaacgttgtccgacatggtGTCTTATGTGAAAACTAATAAGTGTTTCAATTAAGTACTTACTATACAATTTTTGCATCCTGTTGTTGCCTGAAAACCAAGATATTTAGAATTAGGTAAATTACAGGTAGCACTGAATCAATAATCGTTGGTCTCTATTAATTAACTCATAAGGCAAAGAAAATCAATCAAGTACATATTGTGAACatttcaaacaaacattatgAGATCAGAAATCTTCCGCATCAACTCGAcactaaggacttgtttcataatgtctggatagccgctatgtatcagataactttgaattaagaatgtaatttgtatgcacttgACTCATCTCATAAGTTTATCTCGTACACTTATataaaggtggtgaaacaggcgctaagttTCAAACGCATAATAAATCCATTTGGGAAAGAATTGATAACCGCGTAAAAATGTGAAAACAATTGAatagtgataaaataaaaagagtacCAAGTTACCTGTTGCGAGATGGCAACGAGCGCGAGCAGCGCCAGCGCCTGGGAGCAAGTCATGTGAGCGTCGGGTCGGGCGGCTCCCGGCGGACACAGGCGCACTGGCACATGCAGCAACACACCAACCAGCGGCACCCGCAGCAGCGCTTGCAGGACCACTCGCGCGCGCAACGCCGCGCCCGCTCATTTATGCACACGCGCATCGCACGCGCCCGCTACCGCGCTACGCCAAGCGACAACGATACCCACACACGAACACTCGATCGAGATATTTTCTGGAAAACGTTCAggcaataaatatacaatttaaatcattttataCAAGTCCCTATTGAAGTAGGCAGTGCACAATACCAGCTAGTTTTAGCCGCGATGTTAGCGGACACAAATAAGTAAACGTACTTACGTACTCCCTTCTAAAATTTTAACCGCTGTAAAATTGAAGCAAGTATACATATCTTAGCtctaattaggtatttaatcTCCGTTTTCGgagataagaataataataatcctaATCCTTAATACGTACAAGAGTATAGGCTTCAGCACCGACCTTACTTTTTATCTACTCATTATGTAAAAGAAATCAGAAGTTTTGCTATACGTACCACAAACCCTATACCTTGGAACTAAGATGACCAACCCTATCTTCTGTTACTTGTAATAAATAGAAATCCTTCAAACTGAAATAGCTGAAAGAATAAAAACTTTGTATAATTGGCGGTGACAAAGTTCCCGCGCATCGCTTGGTACGGGGGgcaataattatgaaaataatgaaacaatacgACAGTTTGTTTGGTAAACAGGCGACGGACGCGGTATCACAACACGGCCCATCACTGGCCAAATATCCCGCGGCCATTGTTTCGCAAATATCTGCCGCCGCACATTCTGCTACAAACAGCTGCCGGACGCTGTGGGAACCGCGACATGTCGCCGATGTCGCGCTCTCTGCTCGCGTCAGCCGGCTTCCTATCAATGTCCATTATGTACGTACTACGTACATAGGTATCTGCTATTCTTTGTAACAGATATACCTACTGTTGGAGAGAAGTTTGCGATTTtaagttacatttatttaataaaagttccCAGATTTCCGTCGAATACAAATTGAAATAGGTAGGCACTGCTGGCTTACCGAAACGGTACTTACTTAAACAtccaaaaattcaaaattcgtCAAGAAGCAAATAATACCCAAGGAGACAAGAATTTAGTGTCCAGTTTATAAAGCGATCCTCTTTCTCTTCATGTTACTCGGTCTTCTGGAAATGGAATTAATCTTGGTGAGGACTGAGGACGACACAACTCCGGacgtgtacctacctacctagtggctgtatgtaggtattgcttgtttgtgtttataatgtaggtacctatttacgcAGACTGTAAATAAAGAACATCCCTCCGAGATTGAACAGATTCAGTACATCAAACTAAGAGGACTGGTACATGATATTATTTCAGGAATCTAGCACCTAAACCTAATCTGGTTAAGTTTATCGTCATGTGGCTAAGTAGGTACTCGGTGTTGACAATAATGGTCTTTTctgcttatttattttgaggGTTTTATCCACATGGGTACCTACGTCAACCCAACAGTGATGATATTTACTGTTCAATAGGTAGAGTGGAATAGGTTACCTGTCTTCACACCGGACCAGGCGCTCGGGTTTGATGGAGGGGATGCGGTGCATGCAGACGGTGGAGGGCGGGCGCGGGCGGTGCGCGGGGCAGGCGCGCTGCAGCACGCACGGCGCCAGCCCCGCCACGATCATCACGCTCGCCACCAGCTGCACCAGCATGCCTAGCAAGCTGACACACGCCCCGTCACTACTCGTTGCTAGGCAACCGTAACACAACCCTCGATGGCAGATTAACCTCGCAAGTAAAGTTATTTGCTACGGATCCCGTGTTACTAAACTCATCAATGTATTTTCTCGTCTAGAGTTCCATACTTCCAGGGACACCCCGTATAAGATCGAGGGCACCTCAACAAAACTTGCTCAGCACAGCGCGCTTGGTTAGTCTGCTTCTGCCCTTAGTTTACTTTACCTATACATGTCTAAAATAGAAGCGAACCTTAGCGGCATATAAACGAAATGACAAATGGGAGAGCTTACTACACTTGTGAAAAGCAAATCTGtgatatttctttttacttcCCCTAGCTACCCAACAGTACATGGTGCGCACCTACCTACATACAGCTGCTTACAGGCACTCGTGTAATTTTATCCGCACTGCGAATCTTGAAGATGTTGCTTACAAGACGTTACTTACAAAATGGCGCGTGTGCGGCGTGTGTCATACAATGACATAAATTGGCCGTTATTTTTCGAACAGAATGTTCT
Proteins encoded in this region:
- the LOC118278248 gene encoding uncharacterized protein LOC118278248 translates to MTCSQALALLALVAISQQATTGCKNCIMLGKEEKAMFRAHSDACVAASRVEPRLVDAMLAGELLDEPALRRHVYCVLLKCKLISKDGKLQKAAVLGKMAARPDAKNATKVLESCADQTGDTPEDLAWNLFRCGYDKKALLFDYMPTNVASETDNNS